GTTCAGTGGAGCTGAAGCAGGTAAAAGGTCACGATGGCCAGGCCCGCACACACCAGGGCCATCCCCAAGAACTCTGGAATGCGAAAGAAGCGCCATTTTGCAAATGATGATTCAATGATCACTATCAGGCAACAAACGAGCACCATCTTTAGCAGGAGCGAGGCGAAGGCGATGAACAGAGTGAGCAGAGTGGTGTGGGCCTCTGGTGCAAGGCCCCACGGAGCGGTCAGGACATTGAGCAGGATAGTAAGGAGCACAAAGAAGCGCATGGCCCCTCCC
This region of Thermogemmatispora onikobensis genomic DNA includes:
- a CDS encoding NADH-quinone oxidoreductase subunit H, whose protein sequence is HWLLVVALLLVILAEGGRIPVDNPSTTFELSMIEASRTIEYSGQELALMEWGGAMRFFVLLTILLNVLTAPWGLAPEAHTTLLTLFIAFASLLLKMVLVCCLIVIIESSFAKWRFFRIPEFLGMALVCAGLAIVTFYLLQLH